The genomic window CCGGAAAGTTTGTGATTGGCGGTCCACATGGAGATACGGGATTAACTGGTCGGAAGATCATTGTAGATACTTACGGAGGAAAAGGAGCTCATGGGGGCGGTGCTTTTTCTGGTAAAGATCCAAGTAAAGTAGATCGATCTGCGGCCTATGCTTCCCGACATATTGCGAAAAACCTGGTGGCAGCCGGAGTGGCTAATGAAATTCTGGTACAGGTATCTTATGCTATCGGAGTAGTAGAACCCACATCCATTTTTGTAGATACCTATGGGACCAGTAATGTTGACTTGACTGATGGCGAAATTGCTAATAAAGTAGCTGCCATTTTTGATATGCGACCGGCAGCCATCGAGTCGCGATTAAAATTGCGAAATCCTATTTATAAAGAAACCGCTGCTTACGGACATATGGGGAAGGAATCAAAAGTGATTACCAAAGTTTTTGAAAGTCCGTATTCCGGTAAAGTAGAAAAAGAAGTTGAATTATTTACCTGGGAAAAACTTGATTTTGTAGATAAAGTAAAGGATGCATTCGGTTTAGATTAGTTCTTAGGTAATCATCAGGCTTGATTTTAAAATACTAAAATCTGTCTTTTAAAACCTAAAATTATTATCAAGAACTGGTCATTTAAAGCAAAAAAGGGGATTTTGAATATTCAAAACCCCTTTTTTTTTGATTATTAGCGATTAGCGTCCGGTTAAAATAAATAAAAGTTTATAAAGTATAATAAAATAAGGTGACTCCAAATTTTAAAGTATTCGGAGGTTGCTCTTTTTACTTTTTCAAGAGTAATTTATTTTTTTATCGTGAATAATCTTATAATATTGATTTTCAATATTATAATGATTAGTCTTGACTCTTGGTTCTAGAAGCGATAGCGATCTTGAATCTTTACCAGACACTAATATTTTATAAAATTAATCTACAACCCAGCCGCAGCATTTGATAGATTGTTCAATGCACCAGTAATGGTAGCTAGAGTATCGTCATTATCTGTAATACCATGTCTTTTTACTAAATAAGCTGGATCGTTGTATGAAATTTTTACATTTCCATCAGCATCTTCCCAAACTAAAAATTTCTGTGGTAAATCAATCCCTGTAGATTGTGAGTTTTGCATTAAAGGAGTACCTAGATTAGGATTTCCGAATATAATTAAGCGGGTCGGATTTAATTCTTCTCCAATACTTTCAGCATTTGCCTGATGATCTAAGGTTGCTACCAGTCTTAAATTTTCATTTCCTTCTATGGCACCTACCAGTGTATTATAAGTATCTTCAAAAGAATTTGTGCTTTCTTTCGTAATAATACCTTCACCTACTTCAATCGTATCAGCATCATTTGATACTACTACTCCATTACTTATAAGCGTAGCAAAATTATTTAAAGCCCCATTAATAGCTTCTAGTTGCGGAAGATCCTGCAAACCATGTCTTGCTTGTAAATAAGCAACATTGTTAAAACCTACCCTCACACTATCTTGGGCATCTTCCCATAAAAATAATTTTTGAGGCAAGTCTAAACCTACTAATTGGTTTGCCTGCATTAAAGCAGTGCCTAGCATTGGGTTTCCAAAAATAAAAACTTTGGTATTTCGTAACTCCTTCCCTACAGAAGATGCATTATTTCTATGATTTACAGCTGCTAAAACCGAAACAGGTTCTGCTGATTCCAGTGCCTGAGATATGGCTAAATCTGCTACAAAGAAGCTTTGATTAGAAGGAGCAAAGGTCAAACCTGGCACCACGATTGGTTCCGGAGTAGGATCAGGATCTGTTGAATCATCTTCTTTACAAGAAATTATAAATACTAAAGAAAGTACTATTAAATTCAAAGTTGTTTTCATAATAAGTAATTGATTTGTTAA from Aquimarina sp. ERC-38 includes these protein-coding regions:
- a CDS encoding DUF302 domain-containing protein, which translates into the protein MKTTLNLIVLSLVFIISCKEDDSTDPDPTPEPIVVPGLTFAPSNQSFFVADLAISQALESAEPVSVLAAVNHRNNASSVGKELRNTKVFIFGNPMLGTALMQANQLVGLDLPQKLFLWEDAQDSVRVGFNNVAYLQARHGLQDLPQLEAINGALNNFATLISNGVVVSNDADTIEVGEGIITKESTNSFEDTYNTLVGAIEGNENLRLVATLDHQANAESIGEELNPTRLIIFGNPNLGTPLMQNSQSTGIDLPQKFLVWEDADGNVKISYNDPAYLVKRHGITDNDDTLATITGALNNLSNAAAGL